One region of Mucilaginibacter sp. 14171R-50 genomic DNA includes:
- a CDS encoding RNA polymerase sigma factor — protein sequence MMTTVDNRLQTLWEGCLRNDRKQQEMLYKALAPKMLAVCMRYANDKDEAQDILQEGFIKMFKNMGNYRGEGSLEGWIRRIMVHSAISRYRKAKNVVLVEDFAEQGIPVNTSYNDNGLEAGDLMNMVQQLPDTYRSVFNMYAIEGFSHQEISTKLGMSELLSRTTLYRARIILKEKLNKLAVRERHCMAG from the coding sequence ATGATGACCACCGTTGATAACCGCTTACAAACACTTTGGGAAGGCTGCCTGCGTAACGACAGGAAGCAACAAGAGATGTTATACAAAGCTTTAGCGCCAAAAATGCTTGCGGTTTGCATGCGCTATGCGAATGATAAAGACGAAGCACAGGATATATTGCAGGAAGGCTTTATAAAAATGTTCAAGAACATGGGCAACTACCGTGGCGAAGGTAGCCTTGAAGGCTGGATCCGCCGTATTATGGTGCACAGCGCTATATCCCGTTACCGTAAAGCCAAAAACGTTGTATTGGTTGAGGATTTTGCCGAACAGGGCATCCCGGTTAATACCAGCTATAATGATAACGGATTAGAAGCCGGCGATCTGATGAATATGGTTCAACAATTGCCCGATACTTATCGCTCTGTTTTCAACATGTATGCTATCGAGGGCTTTTCGCACCAGGAGATAAGCACCAAGCTGGGCATGAGCGAATTGCTGTCGCGCACTACCTTATACCGTGCGCGTATTATTCTTAAAGAGAAACTGAACAAACTGGCTGTTAGAGAGCGCCACTGTATGGCGGGGTAA
- a CDS encoding NAD(P)/FAD-dependent oxidoreductase, with the protein MIKEAEIVCQPGQHEDEAVLTGLASTAINIPQKRITGIKVFKRSIDARGRKVLYRMQVRVFIDEPVQIESYTPQYKNVKDAKRVIIVGAGPAGIFAALQCIAQGLKPIILERGKDVKQRRRDLANINKQGLVNPESNYCFGEGGAGTYSDGKLYTRSTKRGDVNGVLKTFVAHGATEDILVDARPHIGTNKLPQIITAMRESILEAGGEFLFETKVTALLVEFGKIKGAQLANNEKLLADAVILATGHSAHDVFRMLHSQDILIEAKPFALGVRIEHPQEIIDRAQYHCEYRGPDLPPSYYNLVEQVEDRGVFSFCMCPGGIIAPCATAQDEIVVNGWSPSKRNNPFANSGTVVQINMEDVKGDVNDPFRMLNFQQQVEHLAFKAGGGKLVAPAQRMTDFVEGRVSIDLPENSYLPGCKSVDLKEVLPDWIHNRLRKALPVFGRKMKGYYTNEAILVGVESRTSSPIKIPRDRESYQHPQVAGLFPCGEGAGYAGGIISAAIDGVNCADGVARYFE; encoded by the coding sequence ATGATAAAGGAAGCAGAAATTGTTTGCCAGCCCGGGCAGCACGAGGATGAAGCGGTTTTAACAGGCCTGGCTTCAACAGCCATTAATATTCCCCAAAAAAGAATTACCGGTATAAAGGTTTTTAAGCGCTCGATAGACGCGCGCGGCCGCAAGGTACTTTACCGCATGCAGGTAAGGGTATTTATAGATGAGCCGGTACAAATTGAAAGCTACACTCCTCAATATAAAAATGTAAAGGATGCCAAACGGGTTATTATTGTAGGCGCAGGCCCTGCAGGGATCTTTGCCGCTTTGCAATGTATTGCGCAGGGCCTTAAACCCATCATCTTAGAGCGTGGTAAGGATGTTAAACAACGCCGCCGCGACCTGGCTAACATTAATAAGCAGGGCCTGGTAAACCCCGAAAGTAATTATTGTTTTGGCGAAGGGGGGGCAGGCACCTACTCGGATGGTAAACTTTATACCCGCAGCACCAAGCGCGGCGATGTAAACGGCGTGCTCAAAACCTTCGTCGCCCACGGCGCAACCGAAGATATTTTGGTTGATGCCCGCCCGCATATTGGCACTAACAAGCTGCCGCAGATTATTACCGCCATGCGGGAAAGTATTTTAGAAGCAGGCGGCGAGTTTCTATTTGAAACGAAAGTGACTGCCTTACTGGTTGAGTTTGGCAAGATAAAAGGGGCGCAATTAGCCAACAATGAAAAACTTTTGGCTGATGCCGTGATCCTGGCAACCGGTCACTCCGCGCATGATGTTTTCAGGATGCTGCACAGCCAGGATATTTTGATAGAGGCCAAACCCTTTGCACTGGGTGTAAGGATAGAACATCCGCAGGAAATTATTGACCGCGCCCAGTACCATTGCGAGTACCGGGGACCCGACCTGCCGCCATCCTACTACAATTTAGTTGAGCAGGTTGAAGACCGCGGCGTGTTCTCTTTTTGTATGTGCCCCGGCGGCATTATAGCCCCCTGCGCTACCGCGCAGGATGAGATCGTGGTTAACGGCTGGAGCCCAAGCAAACGGAATAACCCTTTTGCCAACTCGGGCACCGTGGTGCAAATAAATATGGAAGATGTAAAGGGTGATGTGAACGATCCTTTCCGGATGCTGAACTTTCAGCAGCAGGTAGAGCATCTGGCCTTTAAAGCCGGCGGCGGTAAGCTGGTTGCCCCGGCGCAACGCATGACAGATTTTGTGGAAGGCCGCGTATCAATCGACCTGCCCGAAAACTCGTACCTGCCCGGCTGCAAAAGTGTTGACCTGAAAGAGGTGCTGCCCGATTGGATCCATAACCGCCTGCGCAAGGCATTACCTGTATTCGGCCGTAAAATGAAGGGATATTATACGAACGAAGCGATATTGGTTGGTGTGGAATCGCGCACCTCATCGCCCATAAAAATTCCACGCGACCGGGAGAGCTACCAGCATCCGCAAGTTGCAGGCCTGTTCCCCTGCGGCGAAGGAGCGGGCTATGCAGGTGGCATTATTTCTGCCGCTATTGACGGCGTGAATTGTGCTGATGGGGTAGCGAGGTATTTTGAATAA
- a CDS encoding DinB family protein, whose product MTTIAQKLQDSLQQILSNDPWYGPATYDIIENITFEAAYEVPQGSVHSIAGILLHMLGWTQEVTDRMQGQTAGEPAGGDWPDPGHPDDDKWKQLIADFKLANVTLAGVIQKFPGSKWDEPINDHRDPELGGKGVSYQALIEGLIQHHVYHSGQIALLNRIVG is encoded by the coding sequence ATGACAACCATCGCTCAAAAGCTTCAGGATTCCTTACAGCAGATCCTATCTAACGACCCATGGTATGGGCCGGCTACTTACGATATTATTGAAAACATAACCTTTGAGGCGGCGTATGAAGTGCCGCAAGGTTCGGTACACAGCATTGCCGGTATATTATTGCATATGCTTGGCTGGACACAAGAGGTTACCGACCGCATGCAAGGCCAAACCGCTGGGGAACCCGCAGGCGGCGACTGGCCCGACCCCGGCCACCCCGACGACGATAAATGGAAGCAATTGATCGCTGATTTTAAGCTGGCCAATGTTACGCTGGCAGGTGTTATTCAAAAGTTTCCTGGTAGTAAGTGGGATGAGCCTATTAACGACCACCGTGACCCGGAACTGGGCGGTAAAGGTGTAAGCTACCAAGCCCTTATTGAAGGCCTGATACAACACCACGTTTACCACAGCGGCCAGATAGCATTGCTGAACAGGATAGTGGGTTAG
- a CDS encoding RNA polymerase sigma factor, whose product MTAASMPQDNNSHIIQTIASYGKSLLGFIRKRVKNDADAEDILQDVWYQFSNVVNAGPIEQTSAWLYRVAKNKIIDKHKKHTETLLDDMLPASDDDDDDTPDFQSILLTEATTPETQYLRNLFWEQLFVALDELPENQRQVFIWQELDDIPFEEIAKRTGENINTLVSRKRYAVLHLRNRLKQLYKEITEY is encoded by the coding sequence TTGACAGCAGCATCGATGCCCCAGGATAACAACAGCCATATCATACAAACCATTGCGTCGTATGGTAAAAGCCTGCTGGGGTTTATCCGCAAAAGGGTAAAAAATGATGCCGATGCCGAAGACATTCTGCAGGATGTTTGGTACCAGTTTAGCAATGTGGTAAACGCCGGGCCTATTGAGCAAACCAGCGCGTGGTTATACCGGGTGGCTAAAAACAAAATTATCGACAAGCATAAAAAGCATACCGAAACCCTTTTGGATGATATGCTGCCTGCAAGCGATGATGACGACGACGACACCCCGGATTTTCAGTCTATATTACTTACTGAAGCCACCACGCCCGAAACCCAGTACCTGCGCAACCTTTTTTGGGAACAGCTTTTTGTAGCGCTCGACGAGCTGCCCGAAAACCAGCGGCAGGTATTCATCTGGCAGGAGCTTGATGATATTCCCTTTGAGGAGATCGCCAAGCGCACAGGCGAAAACATTAACACCCTGGTATCGCGCAAGCGGTATGCGGTACTACACCTGCGCAACAGGTTAAAACAATTGTATAAAGAGATAACAGAATATTAA